GTACTTGGCCGTACGGTCGGCGCGCGCAAGGCTTCCAGTCTTGATCTGGCCGCAGCTTAGCGCAACCGCGAGATCGGCAATCGTCGAATCCTCGGTTTCGCCCGAACGGTGGGACATCACCGCCGTGTAGCCCGACGTCTGCGCCATGCGCACGGCGTCGATCGTCTCGGTCAGCGTGCCGATCTGGTTGACCTTGACCAGGATCGAATTGGCGATGCCGTCGGCAATGCCCTGCTCCAGCCGCTTGACGTTGGTGACGAACAGATCGTCGCCGACCAGCTGGACATGGTCGCCGATGCGATCGGTCAGGGCCTTCCAGCCTTCCATGTCGTCCTCGCCCATCCCGTCCTCAATCGAGGCGATCGGGTAATTCGCAGCGAGGTCGGTGAGATAATCCGCCATCTCGGTCGGGGAGAGCGTCTTCCCCTCGCCTGCCATGCGGTAAGCCCCGTCCTTGAAGAACTCGCTCGAAGCACAGTCCAGCGCGAGGAGAACATCGTCGCCCAGCTTGCAGCCCGCCGCGTCTACCGCCTTGCCGATGAGGTCGAGCGCCTCGCGCGCGCTGTCGATCTTGGGCGCAAAACCACCCTCGTCGCCGACGTTCGTCGAAAGGCCCGCCTGATGGAGCGCGCTCTTCAAAGCGTGAAAAATCTCCGCACCGCAGCGAAGTGCCTCGGCGAAATTTTCGGCGCCGACAGGC
This portion of the Sphingomonas limnosediminicola genome encodes:
- the eno gene encoding phosphopyruvate hydratase: MTLIVDVHARQILDSRGNPTVEVDVTLEDGSMGRAAVPSGASTGAHEAVEVRDGDKSRWGGKGVGKAVDAVNGEIADEIVGLDAEDQAEIDGAMIDLDGTENKGRLGANAILGVSLATAKAASDARGLPLYRYVGGVDSNLLPVPMMNILNGGVHADNGIDFQEFMVLPVGAENFAEALRCGAEIFHALKSALHQAGLSTNVGDEGGFAPKIDSAREALDLIGKAVDAAGCKLGDDVLLALDCASSEFFKDGAYRMAGEGKTLSPTEMADYLTDLAANYPIASIEDGMGEDDMEGWKALTDRIGDHVQLVGDDLFVTNVKRLEQGIADGIANSILVKVNQIGTLTETIDAVRMAQTSGYTAVMSHRSGETEDSTIADLAVALSCGQIKTGSLARADRTAKYNQLLRIEEELGDSARYPGRAALKSYRPR